From Aquabacter sp. L1I39, the proteins below share one genomic window:
- a CDS encoding phasin, translating to MNEFTKAFQDQMAAASGAFGKFEVPAPFRDFAEKSVVAARGNYEKFKTAAEQTTEAFEGTYSTATKGVAEYNVKSLEILRTNVNSAFDFFASVLGAKSTAEAVELSTTHLRQQYESLQAQAKELSTLAQKIATESSEPIKATVEKTFTKAA from the coding sequence ATGAACGAATTCACCAAAGCGTTCCAGGACCAGATGGCCGCTGCCAGCGGCGCCTTCGGCAAGTTCGAGGTTCCCGCGCCCTTCCGTGACTTCGCTGAGAAGAGCGTGGTGGCGGCGCGCGGCAATTACGAGAAGTTCAAGACGGCTGCCGAGCAGACCACTGAAGCCTTCGAGGGCACCTATTCCACCGCCACCAAGGGCGTTGCGGAATACAATGTGAAGTCGCTCGAGATCCTGCGCACCAACGTGAATTCGGCGTTCGACTTCTTCGCGTCCGTGCTGGGTGCCAAGTCCACCGCCGAGGCGGTCGAGCTGTCCACCACCCATCTGCGCCAGCAGTATGAGAGCCTCCAGGCCCAGGCCAAGGAGCTGTCCACTCTGGCCCAGAAGATCGCCACGGAAAGCTCCGAGCCGATCAAGGCCACGGTTGAGAAGACCTTCACCAAGGCGGCCTGA
- the waaF gene encoding lipopolysaccharide heptosyltransferase II produces MRAFGSVSPILLVGPSWVGDMVMAASLIESLRTRDPGRPIDVIAPPAALPIARLIRGVRRTIPLGLGHGELGLMARWRAGKALRGEGYGTAIILPRAFKAAIVPFAARIPERIGYAAEGRSLLLTEARDDSARKTARTIDRFVALGAPRGDQMTSPRPRLVLPDGAREAAEGRFPLAGEGPVMALCPGAEYGPAKRWPAEKFGRLAATAVAAGYRVRLFGGPKDAPIAEEIARVAGVPVDDLAGRTSLIEAAALLAASDVVVSNDSGLMHVAGALDRPLVVLYGSSSETMTPPTAPKALVVSHDLPCRPCFKRECPLGTLACFEAITPAEVMAAAVRVRA; encoded by the coding sequence ATGCGTGCATTCGGTTCCGTATCGCCCATCCTGCTGGTCGGGCCCTCCTGGGTCGGCGACATGGTGATGGCCGCGAGCCTGATCGAGAGCCTGCGGACCCGTGATCCCGGCCGGCCCATCGACGTCATCGCGCCCCCCGCCGCTTTGCCTATCGCGCGTCTCATCCGAGGCGTCCGGCGCACCATTCCGCTGGGGCTCGGCCATGGCGAACTGGGCCTCATGGCCCGCTGGCGCGCCGGCAAGGCGTTGCGCGGAGAGGGATATGGCACGGCCATCATCCTGCCGCGCGCCTTCAAGGCCGCCATCGTGCCGTTCGCCGCCCGCATTCCCGAGCGCATCGGCTATGCCGCCGAGGGTCGCAGTCTGCTTTTGACCGAGGCGCGGGACGACAGCGCTCGCAAGACCGCCCGGACCATCGACCGCTTCGTGGCCCTGGGCGCCCCGCGCGGCGACCAGATGACCTCGCCCCGCCCGCGCCTCGTTCTGCCCGACGGTGCGCGGGAGGCGGCGGAAGGCCGCTTTCCCTTGGCCGGGGAGGGGCCGGTGATGGCGCTGTGCCCCGGCGCCGAATATGGGCCGGCCAAACGGTGGCCGGCGGAAAAGTTTGGCCGGCTGGCGGCCACGGCGGTCGCCGCCGGCTATCGCGTGCGCCTGTTCGGCGGGCCGAAGGATGCGCCCATCGCGGAAGAAATCGCCCGCGTCGCCGGCGTCCCCGTGGACGATCTGGCGGGCCGTACCAGCCTCATCGAGGCGGCGGCGCTTCTCGCGGCGTCCGACGTGGTGGTCTCCAACGATTCCGGCCTCATGCATGTGGCCGGCGCGCTCGATCGGCCGCTGGTGGTCCTCTACGGCTCCAGCTCCGAGACGATGACGCCCCCCACCGCCCCGAAGGCCCTGGTGGTCTCGCACGATTTGCCCTGCCGGCCCTGCTTTAAGCGGGAATGCCCGCTCGGCACCCTTGCCTGCTTCGAGGCCATCACCCCGGCCGAAGTTATGGCCGCCGCCGTTCGCGTGCGGGCATGA